A genome region from Streptomyces sp. NBC_01296 includes the following:
- a CDS encoding polyprenyl synthetase family protein: MHDHTGFKERIDEVLVRLADEEEQALLGLHVELFPLSEQLRRSLASGKRIRAAYLYWGWRAAGQPDCEGVIRAAAAMELVHAAACTHDDIIDDSRMRHGRLTAHAAFAAAGQRSTALAMILGDLLMGYAGHVFSSCGLPGAYLARTVPLWATLLRETMAGEFLEVLRTRAQPAREPQVAESLEVARFKTAKYTVERPLHLGATLGGGSRALLDAFSAYGLPLGEAFQLRDDLLGTFGDPARTGKSNVDDLRDGKPTALLALTVAAAGADDRRLLAKLVGRPDLGGEEAAAVRELMERCGARQQVEDMIRERIARAAAALDAVPMPAEARSALCELAGTAAERSL; this comes from the coding sequence GTGCATGACCACACCGGCTTCAAGGAGCGCATCGACGAGGTGCTGGTCCGGCTGGCCGACGAGGAGGAGCAGGCACTGCTCGGGCTGCACGTCGAACTCTTCCCGCTGTCCGAGCAGTTGCGCCGCTCGCTGGCGAGCGGGAAGCGGATCCGGGCCGCGTACCTGTACTGGGGCTGGCGGGCGGCGGGGCAGCCCGACTGCGAGGGCGTGATCCGGGCCGCGGCCGCGATGGAGCTCGTCCACGCCGCCGCCTGCACCCACGACGACATCATCGACGACAGCCGGATGCGGCACGGCCGGCTCACCGCGCACGCCGCCTTCGCCGCCGCCGGGCAGCGCTCCACCGCCCTCGCGATGATCCTCGGCGACCTTCTGATGGGGTACGCCGGACACGTCTTCAGCTCCTGCGGACTGCCCGGCGCCTACCTGGCCCGGACCGTCCCCCTCTGGGCCACCCTGCTGCGCGAGACGATGGCGGGCGAGTTCCTGGAGGTGCTGCGCACCCGGGCCCAGCCGGCCCGGGAGCCGCAGGTCGCGGAGTCGTTGGAGGTGGCCCGCTTCAAGACGGCCAAGTACACCGTCGAGCGGCCGCTGCACCTGGGCGCCACCCTCGGCGGGGGCTCCCGCGCCCTGCTGGACGCCTTCTCCGCGTACGGGCTCCCGCTCGGCGAGGCCTTCCAGCTGCGCGACGACCTGCTGGGCACCTTCGGTGACCCGGCCAGGACCGGGAAATCGAACGTGGACGACCTGCGGGACGGCAAACCGACCGCGCTGCTCGCCCTGACCGTTGCGGCGGCCGGCGCCGACGACCGGCGGCTGCTCGCCAAGCTGGTCGGCCGGCCCGACCTCGGCGGCGAAGAGGCCGCGGCCGTACGCGAGTTGATGGAGCGCTGCGGGGCCCGGCAGCAGGTCGAGGACATGATCCGGGAGCGCATCGCCCGGGCCGCCGCCGCGCTGGACGCCGTACCGATGCCCGCGGAGGCGCGGTCCGCGCTGTGCGAGCTCGCCGGAACCGCGGCCGAGCGCTCGCTGTAG
- a CDS encoding oxygenase MpaB family protein, which yields MTTANTASPRPRYDDAALDALSAQGDPLADETVAALFHRGEVGDFNTLMRFFTTAGDPLPERLPASARAYFEATAVPPAWVDWDVMEQARLFFMDNAAHINTGLSFAAMPVSYAVPRMARLLSSTHSLAYPSRRMANTGQFVTYLMRTDSFAEGSKFIPAAQKVRLLHAAVRHHLRHGGHWDVERDGLPICQEDMIAGQTFFSLLVLDAMHRLGIHMSEEGAEAYYYAWRVVAALLGCDMSAVPENLTEARAYCDLYLLRHLGPSPEGVGLNAQLLRLYEDVVPGTLFDPVVPATVRYLVGDTIGDWLEIPRSPWDSAAKAVPVFLGLLETLEDSSPLAEWALDKAGSLLAGFELSALTRGRVMHHAIPAELKAEYGVKAPRTGRWVPPAPVH from the coding sequence GTGACCACCGCCAACACCGCCTCGCCACGCCCCCGTTACGACGACGCCGCCCTCGACGCCCTGTCCGCCCAGGGTGATCCGCTCGCCGACGAGACCGTCGCCGCGCTGTTCCACCGGGGCGAGGTGGGCGACTTCAACACGCTCATGCGGTTCTTCACCACCGCCGGGGACCCGCTCCCCGAGCGTCTCCCGGCCTCCGCGCGCGCCTATTTCGAGGCCACCGCCGTGCCCCCGGCCTGGGTCGACTGGGACGTCATGGAACAGGCCCGGCTGTTCTTCATGGACAACGCCGCCCACATCAACACCGGCCTGTCCTTCGCCGCGATGCCCGTCAGCTACGCCGTCCCCCGGATGGCCCGGCTGCTCTCCTCGACGCACTCGCTCGCGTACCCCTCCCGGCGGATGGCCAACACCGGCCAGTTCGTCACGTACCTCATGCGGACCGACTCCTTCGCCGAGGGCAGCAAGTTCATCCCGGCCGCGCAGAAGGTCCGGCTGCTGCACGCGGCGGTACGCCACCACCTGCGCCACGGCGGCCACTGGGACGTCGAGCGGGACGGCCTGCCCATCTGCCAGGAGGACATGATCGCCGGGCAGACCTTCTTCTCGCTGCTGGTGCTCGACGCCATGCACCGGCTCGGCATCCACATGAGCGAGGAGGGCGCGGAGGCGTACTACTACGCCTGGCGGGTCGTGGCCGCCCTGCTGGGCTGCGACATGTCGGCCGTACCCGAAAACCTCACCGAGGCCCGCGCGTACTGCGACCTCTACCTGCTGCGCCATCTCGGCCCCTCCCCGGAGGGCGTCGGCCTCAACGCACAGCTGCTGCGGCTGTACGAGGACGTGGTCCCCGGCACGCTCTTCGACCCCGTGGTCCCGGCCACCGTCCGCTACCTGGTCGGCGACACCATCGGCGACTGGCTGGAGATCCCGCGCAGCCCGTGGGACTCGGCGGCCAAGGCCGTCCCCGTGTTCCTGGGGTTGCTGGAGACCCTCGAGGACAGCAGCCCCCTCGCGGAGTGGGCGCTCGACAAGGCGGGCTCGCTGCTCGCCGGCTTCGAGCTGTCCGCGCTGACCCGGGGCCGGGTCATGCACCACGCCATCCCGGCGGAGCTGAAGGCGGAGTACGGGGTGAAGGCGCCGCGCACCGGCCGCTGGGTGCCGCCGGCGCCGGTGCACTGA